A genome region from Ursus arctos isolate Adak ecotype North America unplaced genomic scaffold, UrsArc2.0 scaffold_18, whole genome shotgun sequence includes the following:
- the RGP1 gene encoding RAB6A-GEF complex partner protein 2 isoform X2, whose translation MIEVVAELSRGPVFLAGEALECVVTVTNPLPPTATSASSEALAWASAQIHCQFHASESRVALPPPDSSQPDVQPESQTVFLPHRGERGQCILSTPPKILFCDLRLDPGESKSYSYSEVLPIEGPPSFRGQSVKYVYKLTIGCQRVNSPITLLRVPLRVLVLTGLQDVRFPQDEAVAPSSPFLEEDEDLYNISDGRGKVGTFGIFKSVYRLGEDVVGTLNLGEGTVACLQFSVSLQTEERVQPEYQRRRRTGGVPSVSHVTHARHQESCLHTTRTSFSLPIPLSSTPGFCTAIVSLKWRLHFEFVTSREPGLVLLPPLEQPEPVTWTGPEQVPVDTFSWDLPIKVLPTSPTLASYAAPGPSTSTITI comes from the exons ATGATTGAAGTGGTAGCGGAGCTGAGCCGAGGTCCTGTGTTTCTGGCGGGGGAGGCGCTGGAGTGTGTAGTGACGGTCACCAACCCCCTGCCTCCCACGGCCACTTCTGCATCCAG TGAGGCTCTGGCCTGGGCCAGTGCCCAAATCCACTGCCAGTTCCATGCCAGTGAGAGCCGAGTAGCTCTACCTCCCCCTGACTCCAGTCAGCCAGACGTCCAGCCTGAGAGCCAGACTGTCTTTCTACCACACCGAG GTGAGAGAGGTCAGTGTATCCTTTCCACTCCACCAAAAATCCTTTTCTGTGATCTGAGGCTAGATCCTGGAGAGTCCAAATCAT ACTCCTACAGTGAAGTGCTGCCCATAGAGGGACCACCCTCCTTTCGGGGTCAGTCAGTCAAGTATGTCTACAAACTGACCATTGGCTGCCAGCGTGTCAACTCACCCATCACTTTACTCAGGGTTCCTCTGAGGGTTCTTGTACTGACAG gtCTTCAAGATGTCCGGTTTCCCCAGGACGAGGCTGTAGCCCCATCTAGTCCATTCTTGGAGGAGGATGAAG ATCTATACAATATCAGTGATGGCCGAGGAAAAGTTGGGACATTTGGCATCTTCAAATCTGTATACAGACTCGGCGAGGATGTGGTGGGGACCTTAAACTTAGGGGAAGGAACTGTAGCTTGTTTGCAG TTTTCAGTAAGCTTACAGACTGAGGAGCGTGTACAGCCTGAGTACCAGAGGCGCCGCAGGACGGGGGGTGTCCCCTCTGTGTCTCATGTGACTCATGCCCGGCACCAGGAGTCCTGCCTGCATACAACCAGAACCAGCTTCTCGCTCCCCATCCCTCTCAGCTCCACCccaggcttctgcacagccattG tgTCCCTTAAATGGCGATTGCATTTTGAATTTGTAACATCGCGAGAACCAGGTTTGGTGCTCCTACCTCCCTTGGAACAGCCCGAGCCTGTCACCTGGACAGGGCCTGAGCAAGTGCCCGTAGACACCTTCAGCTGGGACCTCCCCATCAAGGTGCTGCCCACAAGCCCTACCCTGGCCTCATatgcagccccaggccccagcaccagcaccaTAACCATCTGA
- the RGP1 gene encoding RAB6A-GEF complex partner protein 2 isoform X1, with protein MIEVVAELSRGPVFLAGEALECVVTVTNPLPPTATSASSEALAWASAQIHCQFHASESRVALPPPDSSQPDVQPESQTVFLPHRGERGQCILSTPPKILFCDLRLDPGESKSYSYSEVLPIEGPPSFRGQSVKYVYKLTIGCQRVNSPITLLRVPLRVLVLTGLQDVRFPQDEAVAPSSPFLEEDEGGKKDSWLAELAGERLMAATSCRSLHLYNISDGRGKVGTFGIFKSVYRLGEDVVGTLNLGEGTVACLQFSVSLQTEERVQPEYQRRRRTGGVPSVSHVTHARHQESCLHTTRTSFSLPIPLSSTPGFCTAIVSLKWRLHFEFVTSREPGLVLLPPLEQPEPVTWTGPEQVPVDTFSWDLPIKVLPTSPTLASYAAPGPSTSTITI; from the exons ATGATTGAAGTGGTAGCGGAGCTGAGCCGAGGTCCTGTGTTTCTGGCGGGGGAGGCGCTGGAGTGTGTAGTGACGGTCACCAACCCCCTGCCTCCCACGGCCACTTCTGCATCCAG TGAGGCTCTGGCCTGGGCCAGTGCCCAAATCCACTGCCAGTTCCATGCCAGTGAGAGCCGAGTAGCTCTACCTCCCCCTGACTCCAGTCAGCCAGACGTCCAGCCTGAGAGCCAGACTGTCTTTCTACCACACCGAG GTGAGAGAGGTCAGTGTATCCTTTCCACTCCACCAAAAATCCTTTTCTGTGATCTGAGGCTAGATCCTGGAGAGTCCAAATCAT ACTCCTACAGTGAAGTGCTGCCCATAGAGGGACCACCCTCCTTTCGGGGTCAGTCAGTCAAGTATGTCTACAAACTGACCATTGGCTGCCAGCGTGTCAACTCACCCATCACTTTACTCAGGGTTCCTCTGAGGGTTCTTGTACTGACAG gtCTTCAAGATGTCCGGTTTCCCCAGGACGAGGCTGTAGCCCCATCTAGTCCATTCTTGGAGGAGGATGAAGGTGGGAAGAAGGATTCATGGCTAGCTGAGCTGGCTGGGGAGCGCCTCATGGCTGCCACATCCTGCCGCAGCCTCC ATCTATACAATATCAGTGATGGCCGAGGAAAAGTTGGGACATTTGGCATCTTCAAATCTGTATACAGACTCGGCGAGGATGTGGTGGGGACCTTAAACTTAGGGGAAGGAACTGTAGCTTGTTTGCAG TTTTCAGTAAGCTTACAGACTGAGGAGCGTGTACAGCCTGAGTACCAGAGGCGCCGCAGGACGGGGGGTGTCCCCTCTGTGTCTCATGTGACTCATGCCCGGCACCAGGAGTCCTGCCTGCATACAACCAGAACCAGCTTCTCGCTCCCCATCCCTCTCAGCTCCACCccaggcttctgcacagccattG tgTCCCTTAAATGGCGATTGCATTTTGAATTTGTAACATCGCGAGAACCAGGTTTGGTGCTCCTACCTCCCTTGGAACAGCCCGAGCCTGTCACCTGGACAGGGCCTGAGCAAGTGCCCGTAGACACCTTCAGCTGGGACCTCCCCATCAAGGTGCTGCCCACAAGCCCTACCCTGGCCTCATatgcagccccaggccccagcaccagcaccaTAACCATCTGA
- the MSMP gene encoding prostate-associated microseminoprotein: MTLRMLWAGRAKGVLGSWGIICLVISLLLQQPGVHSKCYFQAQAPCHYEGKYFTLGESWLRKDCFHCTCLHPVGVGCCDTSQHPIDFPAGCEVRQEAGTCQFSLVQKSDPRLPCKGGGPDPEWGSANTPAPGAPAPHSS, encoded by the exons ATGACCCTAAGGATGCTCTGGGCTGGACGGGCGAAGGGGGTCCTGGGAAGCTGGGGGATCATCTGCTTGGTGatctctctgctcctccagcaGCCAGGAGTCCACAGCAAGTGCTACTTCCAAGCTCAAG CCCCTTGCCACTATGAAGGGAAATATTTTACCCTGGGTGAGTCTTGGCTCCGCAAGGACTGTTTCCATTGTACCTGTCTGCATCCTGTCGGTGTGGGCTGCTGTGACAC GTCCCAGCATCCCATCGACTTCCCTGCAGGGTGTGAGGTACGTCAGGAGGCAGGAACCTGCCAATTCTCCCTGGTGCAAAAATCTGACCCTCGGCTGCCCTGCAAAGGGGGAGGGCCCGACCCAGAATGGGGCTCAGCTAACACCCCTGCTCCTGGGGCTCCTGCTCCCCACTCCAGCTAA